A window of Lotus japonicus ecotype B-129 unplaced genomic scaffold, LjGifu_v1.2 AP026985.1 genomic DNA:
TGTAAAACAAGTAAGGATAAAAAAACTACTATTCTTTATAATTCTATTATCTCTGGTCTTGCTCATCATGGCCTTGGTAAATATGCTATAACTTTATTTGAAGAAATGAGGTTATTAGGATTAGTACCGGATGGGGTAACATTTGTAGCACTTTTATGTGCTTGTGGTCATAGTGGTTTTGTTGATGAGGGGAAGAAGCTGTTTGAATCCATGTCGACTGACTACGGTGTCAACCCTCGAATGGAGCATTATGGCTGTATGGTTGACCTTCTTGGAAGGGGTGGTCTTCTGAGTGAAGCGTATCATTTAATTCTGAATATGCCATTTAAGGCGAATGCTGTGATATGGAGAGCATTGCTAAGTGCTTGCAAGGTACATGGAGATGTGGAATTGGCTAAACTTGCCTACCAAGAGCTTCTCGCGGTGGAACATGATCATGGAGCCCGTTATGTGATGCTATCTAATATGCTAGCTGACATGGATCAGCATGACGAAGCTGCAAGCGTGAGAAAAGCAATTGATAATGTTGGTATCCAGAAGCCACCTGGTTGGAGCTATGTGGAAATGAATGGAGCTCTTCATAAGTTTCTGGCAGGTGACAAGTCTCACCCAgaagccaaagccactgagcTGATGCTCATGAACATCAATATGGGAGTAAAATCAATTGGACATGCTATCAGTGCATCAAAAATGGTGTTTGATATAgattaatagcatgtttggaaatccttatTCAATTGATTTTAAAGGCAGGATCAATTCTAAAGAGAAGCTTCTGAGTTATGAGTTCCAGAatatattttgagaaaaaataagttaTCAGACATGCTATTATTAAGTCGAGAAAGATTTTGGGTGAGAAATTCTAGCTTTGACCAAATGGGGTTATTGTTGGCTGAACTTAATTAAGCTGTCATCCAAGTAATGCCTAAATAACAAAAGGAAGGTGATGCCCTGTGATCTTGCTGTGTGAACATTTATCCAAAATAGAATGGATATTGACATTTTGGTATTTTCAAAGAAAACTCAGGATCTTCGAGCGTACAGTGGTTATTGGACTTTGTATCTCCAAATTTGAGAGTCGCGATGGAGAATCAGCTAACAACATTTCGTATTTTAACAAGTAAAATCGCTGTGAAAAGGGGTATTTACAGCAATGACATTTTTCGAATGTGAGAAATTCAGAAGAGATACATGCTCTACATGGTCAGAAAATTTAGATAGAGTTGAGCTGATACTTGAGATTCAATGATGGTGATATAGTTAGATACAAAAATAAACTGAAACAGGTAAAGAGTGTATGCTGTTTTTGTTAAAATTTCTTTTCCTGGCTTATATAACACAAAGATGCATAATATCAATTGGTTCCACTTTTTGGACTGGCATATTCTTCATAACCCTTGGATTGTTGCCATTTCTCGTAGGCTCCACAATTTCTAATCTGTCAAATATTGTTGGATAGCACCAAAAAATATTACATGTCGAATTCCAGTGTTCATAATTTAGAAATCAAATGAAAAAGAtattgattcctttaaatattATCTATTCATTTAAGTCAGATAGagtgaaataattttaaattgattaaTATATTtcttggttacaagaggaaaatttaGAATATATGTAAACATAAATCCTCTGTATTTATTTATAAGTCATATTCTAttagtttttctcattttagaAAATCCGTGAAGCATCAAATATTTTCCCACCTTATTtttctcttgtaacaaaaaaaatattttcccaCTTTTACCATGTTAATCATTCAGATATTTTGATTCTGTGAATATCAGATTTAAAACATAAATTTTGCAACTTTCCATTAGAAACTATGGCCAGTAGGAGTTGGAAACAAATGCCAAGGTCTTTGCTATGACAAACAATAATAACAAGTAAAGTTGAATATAAAAGAATCAAACAAATGACAACATTCTAAGTCTACACCAACCACAAAGATTGGTTGCAACAAAATCAATAGCAGAAAGCTGTGAAAAAATGGTAACAGTAAAGAAAGTTAAAGAGGTAAAACCAAAATTGAAAGAGATAGCTAATGCCGCATGCTCCTATTGTGCACATATCTGCTCTCACTTCTTATCCAAGCTGAAACACACATCTTGAGGCATGTACTCAGTGAAGCTCATTTTATTAATCTTTTTCCAAACCCAATAATCAGAAAGATGATTACTGTGATAAGATAACCACCTCTGAATTTACCATTGGCTGAAAACTCAATCAAGCCTTGGGCTTGAGCATTTTCACAGTCTCCCATGTGAAATCAGAATCATCTCGTCCAAAATGGCCATAAGCAGCAGTTTTCTGGTACCTGAAGTTTCCTCCTCTTTGGAGGTCAAGATTGATGGAAATCATTCCAGGCCTGAAATCAAAATTCTCCTTAATCAGACCCAAAATATCATTGTCTGGAATCTTCCCTGTTTTGTAGGTGTCCACAAACACAGACAGTGGCTCTGGCACTCCAATTGCATAAGAAACCTGCACAATGCAACGACGTGCAAGCCCTGAAGCTACTACACTTTTTGCAGCCTGCCTAACAATGTATGCACCACTTCTATCAACCTTGGTTGGGTCCTTGCCTGAGAAGGCACCTCCACCATGAGCACCCCACCCTCCATAGGTATCGATAATGATCTTGCGGCCTGTGAGCCCTGCATCTCCATGGGGCCCACCAATCACAAACCTACCTGTAAATGGACAGAACCAGAAAAAATGAATCCGGGATGAAATAAACATATTAAGCAAAATTAACAATGATAAATTAAAAAAGACATTGTAAAAATACTAGGCGTGACAATGTGGGTTTAGCTCGCCGAGCCAATCTGGTTAACCCGCCAGGCGAGTTAAAAAATTCAGCTCGCGAGCCCGCTTATCCCGCCCTCCTAATCCACATATTATTATTGTCTTTTATATCTTTTACTCGCAACTCGCCAAACCACCAAATATGTGGGACGAGTTGGCATTTTGAACCCATATTCATTGGTAGGTCAACTTGACTCAACCCGCTTTAAGCTGGCTGAAAGCCGGATGAGGTGAGTTAGCCCGCATTAACATTACCACTCCTAAAACGTACAAATATTTGAATACtcctttattaaaaaaaaaaaacttctcttGGGGGCTAATGCCACATTTTTATAGCACCTAGATTGATCTGTACCTGAAGGGTTAAGGTGGAAGATAGTCTTGTCATCAAGGTATTCAGCTGGGATCACAGGTGTAATCACATGCTCTTTCAAGTCTTTGGCAATCTGATCATTAGTCACAGTTTCATCATGCTGAGTTGAGATGAGAACCGTGTGCACACGAATTGGAATCATGGCTCCATTATCATTCTTGTACTCAACAGTCACTTGGGTCTTCCCATCAGGCCTCAACCACGGGCATGTCTTGTTCTTCCTCACTTCAGTGAGCTTAGCACCGAGCTTCGTAGCAAGCACATGAGTGAGTGGCATCAGTTCAGCTGTTTCATCTGTGGCATAGCCAAACATGTGGCCTTGGTCACCAGCTCCAATTTCCTCTGGCTTCTTGGTCAAGTGACCGTGAACTCCTTGGGCAATGTCAGGGCTCTGCTGCTCAATGTTGACAAGGACGTTGCACTTGTCAGCGTCGAGACCGACATCAGCGGAGACGAACCCAATTCCCCTACATGTGTCTCGGACG
This region includes:
- the LOC130727297 gene encoding S-adenosylmethionine synthase 3 encodes the protein METFLFTSESVNEGHPDKICDQVSDAILDACLEQDPESKVACETCTKTNMVMVFGEITTKAKVNYEKIVRDTCRGIGFVSADVGLDADKCNVLVNIEQQSPDIAQGVHGHLTKKPEEIGAGDQGHMFGYATDETAELMPLTHVLATKLGAKLTEVRKNKTCPWLRPDGKTQVTVEYKNDNGAMIPIRVHTVLISTQHDETVTNDQIAKDLKEHVITPVIPAEYLDDKTIFHLNPSGRFVIGGPHGDAGLTGRKIIIDTYGGWGAHGGGAFSGKDPTKVDRSGAYIVRQAAKSVVASGLARRCIVQVSYAIGVPEPLSVFVDTYKTGKIPDNDILGLIKENFDFRPGMISINLDLQRGGNFRYQKTAAYGHFGRDDSDFTWETVKMLKPKA